In one window of Mytilus galloprovincialis chromosome 6, xbMytGall1.hap1.1, whole genome shotgun sequence DNA:
- the LOC143078844 gene encoding uncharacterized protein LOC143078844 isoform X3, with protein MARRAAAGKLGEFAKAVELDILKSDLIPLFTALAQDEQDSVRLLAVEACVSIASLLQAEDTEQFVMPTLRQAAEDKSWRVRYMVADKFTELQKAVGPEITKTDLVPAFQGLLKDCEAEVRAASSHKVKEFCSNLSPDIRESVIMTNILPCVKDLVSDANQHVKSALASVIMGLSPILGKDNTIEHLLPLFLTQLKDECPEVRLNIISNLDCVNEVIGIKQLSQSLLPAIVELAEDTKWRVRLAIIEYMPLLAGQLGVEFFDEKLNSLCMTWLVDHVFAIRDAATLNLKKLVEKFGVDWAQQTVIPKVLQMSHDQNYLHRMTCLFCINLLAEAVGPEMTIKLMLPTILGMAGDNVANVRFNVAKTLQRLGPIFEQSLVQQQVKPALDKLKADADIDVQYYAVEALDVHCKA; from the exons GTCAGACCTCATCCCACTGTTTACTGCTCTAGCACAGGACGAACAG GACTCCGTCAGACTCTTGGCTGTAGAAGCTTGTGTCAGTATAGCATCCCTATTACAAGCAGAAGATACAGAACAGTTTGTTATGCCAACACTTAGACAAGCTGCAGAGGATAAGTCATGGAGAGTCAGATATATGGTAGCAGATAAATTCACAGAG CTACAAAAGGCTGTTGGTCCAGAAATCACAAAGACAGACTTAGTGCCAGCTTTCCAGGGTTTACTTAAGGATTGTGAGGCAGAGGTTAGAGCTGCATCTTCTCACAAAGTCAAAG aatTTTGTTCTAACCTGTCTCCGGATATCAGAGAATCTGTGATTATGACAAACATTTTACCTTGTGTCAAAGATCTTGTATCGGATGCTAACCAGCATGTCAAGTCAGCATTAGCCTCAGTCATCATGGGGCTGTCACCAATTCTTGGAAAGGACAA cacaatagaacatttattgcCATTGTTCCTGACACAGTTGAAAGACGAATGTCCTGAAGTCAGATTAAATATCATCTCAAACTTGGACTGTGTAAATGAG GTGATTGGTATCAAACAGTTATCCCAGAGTTTATTGCCAGCCATCGTAGAACTAGCAGAGGATACCAAATGGAGAGTACGATTAGCTATCATTGAATACATGCCATTGTTAGCTGGACAGTTG gGAGTAGAATTCTTTGATGAGAAACTAAATTCACTGTGTATGACATGGCTGGTTGACCATG TTTTTGCAATCAGAGATGCAGCtacattaaatttaaagaaattggTAGAAAAGTTTGGAGTAGACTGGGCACAACAAACAGTTATACCAAAAGTATTACAGATGTCACATGATCAGAATTACTTACACAGAATGACATGTCTTTTCTGTATAAAC ttaCTGGCAGAAGCTGTAGGACCAGAAATGACAATTAAACTTATGCTACCCACCATCCTAGGAATGGCAGGTGATAATGTGGCCAATGTTAGATTTAATGTTGCCAAAACTCTACAGAGATTAGGTCCCATCTTTGAGCAGTC ACTTGTACAACAGCAAGTGAAGCCAGCTTTAGACAAATTGAAAGCTGATGCAGATATTGATGTACAGTACTATGCTGTAGAAGCTTTAGATG TCCATTGTAAAGCATAA